Proteins encoded in a region of the Paenibacillus sp. E222 genome:
- a CDS encoding ABC transporter permease → MNSLNIALLMIRRTILRKRGFITFFLLPCLVVTGTIALFGSEEGTRAVIPYVNEDQGPAGAWILNELGRKEEYLLKPMKTVVEVNEAIAQQTGSSGLVIPTHYTDDLLQDKQPEVQLVELRVRESSYTLRAAVEGLAAGLNQSASAVLAATDAASGEIPDPALAEAKLKELLLELGKHQISGEATELQMYPKPGLNNVTGFTIMFMMGLLTSTVAVIMEDRRQRTMARVYTAPVRAYEIALGNFLGSFAIGLIQIVWCWGLADGCFIMMRGSHLAFTFSFWPHLCWSPWGLQVRLPA, encoded by the coding sequence ATGAATAGCCTCAATATTGCCTTGCTGATGATCAGGCGCACGATATTGCGCAAACGCGGCTTTATCACGTTTTTTCTTCTTCCTTGCCTTGTCGTCACAGGAACAATTGCGCTGTTTGGGAGCGAGGAGGGAACGCGTGCGGTCATTCCTTATGTAAACGAGGATCAGGGTCCAGCAGGAGCATGGATCTTGAATGAGCTTGGCCGCAAAGAGGAATATCTGCTCAAACCCATGAAAACCGTTGTGGAAGTTAATGAAGCCATCGCGCAGCAAACGGGGAGTTCAGGACTCGTTATCCCGACGCATTACACGGACGATCTACTGCAAGACAAACAGCCTGAAGTCCAACTGGTAGAACTTCGTGTCAGAGAAAGCTCTTATACGCTGAGAGCTGCGGTTGAAGGTTTGGCGGCGGGATTGAATCAATCTGCTTCGGCAGTACTGGCAGCAACAGATGCGGCATCGGGTGAGATTCCTGATCCAGCTCTGGCAGAAGCAAAATTGAAAGAGTTGTTACTTGAACTTGGCAAACATCAAATTTCGGGTGAAGCAACGGAGCTTCAGATGTATCCCAAACCGGGTCTGAACAATGTCACAGGTTTTACGATCATGTTCATGATGGGGCTGCTGACCAGTACAGTTGCTGTTATTATGGAAGACCGCAGGCAGCGGACGATGGCAAGAGTCTACACGGCGCCAGTCCGGGCTTATGAAATTGCACTGGGCAATTTTTTGGGGAGTTTTGCAATCGGTTTGATCCAAATTGTTTGGTGCTGGGGATTAGCAGATGGGTGCTTCATTATGATGCGGGGATCCCATTTGGCATTCACCTTCTCATTCTGGCCGCATTTATGCTGGTCTCCATGGGGATTGCAAGTACGGTTGCCGGCTTGA
- a CDS encoding ABC transporter permease has protein sequence MLHYDAGIPFGIHLLILAAFMLVSMGIASTVAGLIRESKNATMLNSLIITPTCMIGGCFWPLSIMPDYMQKLANFVPQKWAIQAVETISAGGTLSDITLPLLILFGMAAILLTVGSAILRPSQPGVNA, from the coding sequence GTGCTTCATTATGATGCGGGGATCCCATTTGGCATTCACCTTCTCATTCTGGCCGCATTTATGCTGGTCTCCATGGGGATTGCAAGTACGGTTGCCGGCTTGATTCGTGAATCGAAAAATGCAACCATGCTGAATTCACTGATTATTACACCGACGTGTATGATTGGCGGCTGCTTCTGGCCGCTGTCGATCATGCCGGATTATATGCAAAAACTCGCCAATTTTGTTCCGCAGAAATGGGCGATTCAAGCGGTGGAAACGATCTCTGCAGGTGGTACGCTGTCGGATATTACACTGCCGCTGCTGATATTATTTGGCATGGCAGCCATTTTGCTGACGGTGGGTTCTGCGATTCTTCGTCCCAGCCAGCCGGGGGTGAATGCATAA